In Borrelia hispanica CRI, one DNA window encodes the following:
- a CDS encoding ParA family protein has product MDIKKPKVITIASIKGGVGKSTTSLIFATLLAKKYKVLLIDIDTQASTTSYFYKELTNKKINIVSKNIYRVLKERLDINDAIVNLKDNLDLIPSYLSLHKFASESIPLKELRLKDNLLFLKSVYDYVIIDTNPSLEFTLANALLSSNYTIVPMTAEKWSVESLDLLEFYMKKLKVKIPIFVLITRFKKNNTHKQLLKYVESKKGFLGLIHEREDLNKKIAKNDEFDLTKDYIKEYECALLNLLKYV; this is encoded by the coding sequence TGCATCAATTAAAGGTGGAGTTGGGAAAAGCACAACTAGCCTAATATTTGCAACTTTATTGGCTAAAAAATATAAAGTGTTATTGATAGATATAGACACACAGGCATCTACTACCAGTTATTTCTATAAGGAACTTACAAATAAAAAGATTAATATTGTAAGTAAAAATATATATAGAGTACTTAAAGAAAGATTAGATATTAACGATGCAATTGTAAATCTTAAAGACAATTTAGACTTAATTCCAAGTTACTTAAGCTTACACAAATTTGCTAGTGAATCCATACCCCTTAAAGAATTGAGATTAAAAGATAATTTACTCTTTTTAAAATCGGTATATGATTATGTAATAATTGATACTAATCCTAGTTTAGAATTTACATTAGCAAATGCTTTGTTATCTAGTAATTATACAATAGTACCGATGACAGCAGAAAAATGGTCTGTAGAAAGCTTAGATTTATTAGAATTTTATATGAAAAAACTAAAAGTCAAAATACCAATTTTTGTTCTTATAACAAGATTTAAAAAAAATAACACTCATAAACAGTTATTAAAATACGTTGAATCCAAAAAAGGTTTTTTAGGATTAATTCATGAAAGAGAGGATTTAAATAAAAAAATTGCCAAAAATGACGAATTTGATTTGACCAAAGATTATATCAAGGAGTATGAGTGTGCACTACTGAATCTTTTAAAATATGTATAA